Genomic segment of Paenibacillus sp. FSL R5-0623:
GTAGAATGCCGGGTGAGTGACAAAGTTAACTTCTTAGATCAACACATGGCAGATTTGGATAAGGGAAAGCTTTTTCATGCATTAAAAGAAGAAGGACTGGGACAAGAACCGAATGCAAGAAATGAAGTAGTTGCTCAACTGATGGAAAGAGGACTGAATTCAGAAGAAGCGAATAGAGAATATGAAGCAGAGAGTGTATTTGCTAGGAAGTTTAATGAAAACTCATGGTTAACCTATGCTCCAAACATGAAAATTACATCGGGAATCGTGACGAGATAGGTGTATAGCTTCTATCACACATAAGGAGGTACACATGATGATATATAGGAGAAAAACCTATATTATTGCGACTTCTTTTGTAGAAGAGTTTAATGCTCTATTTAATGATATTTTGCTGCCATCCCAATTGAAATACGGATCAAGACTTATTGGGAGATGGCACACACCAATCGATGATGAAACCAGCGAAGTTTTTGCGATGTGGGAATACGATACCCTTGAACAATACGAAGAAATTGAGAAAAAGATAAAATCAGATACAGAACACGTAAAGCGAGTTCAAGCCCGTTTTGATCAGATTGGAAGACATCGGTATAAAGAAGTATTTCGAGAAGAGATTAGGCAAGCGTTTTTCACATCGACAGTAGAGCGCGAACAAACGATTTTGAAGTGAATGAAGAAGGAGTTGAGAGAAAGATGGAGACAGAACGACTTATATTTCGGAAATATACCAAAAATGATTTCGATTTACTTTTTGAGATGACACGTGAGCCAAATATGATGAAATTTATAAGACATGGAGGACCCTGGACCAAGGAAGAAACCATGCAAAGCCTGGAAAAGTACATCAACTGGAATAAAGACGATAAGGGGCTGTTCCTCGCATTCAATAAAGAGGATAACAAGTTAATTGGAACCTCTGGACTGATTCCTCAAATCATTGAAGGCAATGATGAGCTTGAAGTTGGTTACTGGGTTATAGAGCAATACTGGGGAATGGGTTACGGATATGAACAAGCAAAAGCATGGAAAAAATATGGCATGGATCACTTGAAACAGAGACGATTAATATCGTTAATTCAACATGGCAATGTGGGTTCTATGAAAGTCGCGCAAAAGAATGGCATGAAACACGAGAAGGACGTAGACATCATTGGGAAAAATGTGGCAGTGTACTCGATTGAGGTGAAGTGAATATGACTCCATTTCCTGAACTAGAAACCAAAAGATTGCTGTTAAGAGAGATTAAACAGAGAGATTCCCAAGACATATTTCAATATTTTTCGTCAGATGAAGTTACAAGATTCTACGATGTAGAAAGTTTTACGAATACAAAACAAGCAGAAGAACTCATACAAAGATGGACTGAACGATTCGAAAATGGTCAGGTCATCCGCTGGGGAATTGCTTTGAAATCGGACAACAGAATTATTGGAACATGCGGATTTCATGGTTGGATGAAACAACATCATAAAGCTGTGATGGGATATGAGTTAGCACCGGAGTTCTGGCGGCAGGGTTACATGACCGAGGTAACTCAGAAAATCGTTGAATATGGATTCAAGAACCTTGAATTAAACAGAATTGAAGCATTTGTAGAGCCAGAGAACGCGGGATCAAGGAAGTTGCTTGAGAAAATTGGTTTCAGTGAAGAAGGCATATTGAAAGAGAATTTTATTTGGAAAAATCGATTTGTTGATAATGTCATCTATGCATTGTTGAAGAAAGATTATGTATGAGAATTCGAATTATTGGATCTTGCGGGAGTGGGAAATCAACATTAGCCAAAGAGTTGTCGGATCAATACGGTATTCCTTGCTATGAATTAGACAATCTCATCTGGGACAGAAGTGCCGAAAATCTGAGATATCCTGAACATGTTAGGGATGAATCTCTCCAATCTATTGTCAGTTCAGAAGCTTGGATCATAGAAGGAGTACAGTGCAAAGATTGGACAATTAAGTCCATCCAGGAAGCAGATTTGATTTTTGTATTAAATCCAAATGTGTTCATTAGAGATTATCGGATTATAAAGAGGTTTGTATTGTCCAGAATGGGCTTGCAACCGTGGAATTACAAGCAGTCATTCAAGAACTTATGCAAGATGATCGTGAAATGGAACCATCAATATAATGTAGAAGAAGTTATATGTACAATTAACAAAAACCGTAAGACTGCAACAATCACGAAGAATAAAAAACAAGTTATACAATTGATCGAACATCATTTGGAAGTGGTTGTGAATGAGAGTGAAAAGAACGTTAGAAGTAATCAAGGATTATCGAAGAGGAGATACAGTGAGGAATATTAAAATTCAACCAGTCACACGAGAGAATTGGGAAGAGGCGCTGAAGATCTCTTTGTATGAACATCAAGCGTCATTAGTTCCATCCGTTATTGAGGGAATCGCTTATGCCTATATAAAACCGTGGGATGAAGCATTTGATCCTTACGTACTTGAGATTGATGGGAAGGTATTTGGTTTCTTTTATCTGAGTTATACTCCAGATAGTACAGATAATTACTGGATTGGTGGTTTTCAAATCGATAAAACTTATCAATGTAAAGGAATGGGTAAGCGCGCTTTAAGAGCCATTCTAGATTACATTACAAAACAGCATCCGTTGTGCAAGGTTATTTCATTAACGGTTGAACGTGATAACGAAATAGCACAGAACTTGTATAAGAGCATGTTGTTTATCAGTGAGAATAGAACCAATTCAGATGATGAAGTGATCTACAGATTGGAAATAAAATGATAGACTCAACATCTATATGAAGAAGGCTATAGAGCATTTGGTAGGATAGATGAATATCTGGCTGAACAAAACACAACTAGGAAGTGATAAGATGATTAGTTTGAGAAAAATTACGCTGGATAATCGTCGTGCCATATTTAATCTGGAGGTCTCGGATGATCAACGGCAATTCGTGGCCTCCAATCTGTCGAGTGTAGCCTCATGTTATGTTCTTTCGCAAAATGGAGGTCATCCATTTCCTTTTGCTATATATATGGACGATCAACCGGTAGGATTTGTGATGATTACCTATGGCATTACTGGATATGATCTACCCTCTATCGCGGATAGTAGTTATTGCATTCTGAGACTGATGATTGATCATCAATATCAGAACCGCGGATATGGACGACAAGCTATGGTAGAAATTTTGGAGTATATTCGTACATACCCAGCTGGACCTGCACAATATTGCTGGATTTCCTATAGTCCCGAAAATGTCAGTGCGAAAAAATTATATGAAAGCTTTGGTTTCGTAGACAACGGCGAAATCTGTCATGATGAGTTAATAACCGTATTGGAGCTTTAAATCATAGGAGAAGGGAGTCTTTTATATCACTGAATTTAATGATCTTGAAAGAGAGATAAAACGAAATAAAGCGGAGAGCTGCATGATATACCGAGAAAACGCAATTCAATATGAATTTTATCGGAATCGAAAAACGAAAGAAAAACAACATAAAGTGAATTCAATTACAAAAAGTGTGCTCTCCGCATTGGTGGGAATAGCTATAGAACAGGGCTACATTGAGAATGAGGATATTCCAATTGTGAATTATTTTAACGATCTGGATGACAGCAAAAAGGGGATTACGATTAAGCATCTGTTAACGATGTCTTCGGGCTTGCACTTTCCAGGGAATGAAGCGATGATTCCATCTAGGAATTGGACAAAATTTGTTCTTGAACAACCTGTTGAATTCGAACCTGGAATCCAAATGAAATATAGTTGCGGGAGTTCGCATATACTTAGCGCCATATTGCAAAAAGCTACTCATATGAACACTTCGGAATTTGCAAAGAAGAACTTATTTGCACCTCTAGGTATTAACGATCTCCATTGGTATCAGGATACACAAGGGATTGCCATAGGTGGTTTTGGTTTGCGAATGAAGATCGAAGACATGTTGAAGTTTGGGGTGTTATACGCTCAGAATGGGGAGTGGAATTCGAAACAACTCATCTCTGCTGACTGGATTGCTAGAAGTGTAAGTCCTTCTCTCACTTCCGAAACCTTATATAGCTACCACTGGCGCATAATGAAAAGCATCAAGGAAGAAGACGCTGAAAATAAAACGTTTTATGCTATGGGTATGGGCGGTGGAAGAGGGCAATATATCTTTGTTAACCAAAAGCGAGGATTGGTTGCGGTATTCACAACGATTATATCCGATGATAGCTTGTTACCACTTCAATGGTTTAACAATTATATATTGAAAGAATAGTTGTTTATGGGAGAGATAACATGAGCCACTGGTTTGATCTAGATGAACTTGATCCGGAGTTAATCAAATTTGCAGTTATGATCGCTAAATACAATAATAAATTCATCATTATAAAAAATAGGAAAAGAGGAGGTTGGGAGATCCCAGGAGGCAACAAAGAAATAGGGGAAACCATTTTACACACGGCAAGTCGAGAACTCTATGAAGAGACAGGGGCAGTACAATTCGAATTAATACCTTATGGTGTATATGAATGGAATGGGAGCTTTGGTATGGTTTCTTATGCTGAGGTTAAATTGCTGGAGAGCTTACCGGAGTCTGAAATCGATGAAATAAAGCTTGTGGATGTATTACCTGAAGGTATGAACTTCGGAGATATGTTTTATCGTTTCTCAGACAGATGGGATGGACTTGAGAACCATAAGCTTAAGAAATACACTATCGAAATAAATCATTTGAATGAGTTACCTGAAATTAAAATAAGCTAGTTTTAGTTGGAGGAACTCTGTTTTGAAACTAAAGGAGATGAAAAGAACTAGTGAATAAGAATAAGGGACTCATCATGTCACTATTACTTTTATTGCTTTTAATTTTGTTATGGAATTCCTTTCGAACTTCAATTTTTGAAGCAGTTACTGTTCAAAAGATTAGTGAAAATGAAATGACTGTAATTAATTTTAATAATCGCGAAAGAACAATAGCCGTTCCAATGGATATGTCAAAACTAATTGAAGAGAACAAGGAATACACTATTTTGTACGATAAAAGGGTCTTTGATAAATACAGACTTCGATCTATAAAGCCATAGGATCTTAGAAATAACATGGGAAGGAGAGATGGCAATGACCATGATAACGTATAGAACGTTGACCCTTGATGATGTGAATCAGCTGCAGGAAATAGATCGCTCGGAACATATTGATCTCATCTATGAAATGAGAGGGAACCGATTGGTTGAGCTTGAACAAAATCATGAATGCTCAAACTGGGATGAGATGCTTTTGAAAGAGATTCAAAATCGATATGTGTACGAATTAGAACAAGGTGGCATGGCATATGGCGCGTTTGCTGACGATCAATTAATCGGATTTGGTGTGCTGGCACATCAATATAGAGGAAAAGAACGAAATCAATTACAAGTTGACTTGATGTATGTCTCACGCGGGTACAGAAGACAAGGCGTTGGAAAATGTATTCTAAACGAGTTAGGTGAAAAGGCTAAGAAACGTGGCGCACAGTATCTGTATATCTCCTCCACAGAGACGAGATCAGCGGTATCCTTTTATAAAAGTCAGGGCAGTCAGATTGCAAGCGAGATTGATCAAGAACTTTATGACAAAGAGCCGAACGATATACATATGATTAAGGAGCTGGGCACATGACAACGGTTGGGATACTTGGCACCATTCATAATCCTGAACTCAGGGAGCGATATCATTGTTCCCTTTCTCTTTACAAGAATGTGATAACTGAGTTTAAACCAGATCTCATTTGTGGTGAAGTTCATCCGCAGAGTTGGTTGAGGTATCTGAAGGACAAACATGATAGAGGATACTGGGGAGAACCAGCCAGTGAGTATTGGGAATTGGTCTTCCCTTTATGCGAGGAGCATAACATCCCTTTTGTCCCTATTGACTGGTTTGAATTGGATGTGTGGAATGCTTTTGATCCATTCAACGGTTATTCGGACGTGGAACGCAAAGAACTTGAACAACGGGATGATCATTGGTTTGCAGAGCAAATGGAGACGTATCGGTTTGGAGAGATTCCTTTTAATTCAAAGGAGTTCGATCGCGTAACCAGACAAAAATATGAATGGTTGCATCAGGTAAACGCGAAGGCACAGAACTTTCGCTGGGTGGTCCGTAATCAGATTATGGTTCAAAGAGTCAAAAATACAATTGAAGCTCATCCAGAAAAACGAATTCTTTTTATCGTTGGAGCCGATCACAATTACATCTTCCAAGAAGAGCTGATGATAGAACCCGTTGAATTGTTGTATCCTTTACGATAAAAGAACCGTTGGTAGAATTACAAATGAAACTTATATTTAAGGAGCATTACATGCGCAAAAAAATACGTGAAACACTCAAGTACAGCATATTCAGTATTATTTTAATGGTTATAGTAGCTCTGATATTTCCCACATGGACACCCAAAATTAAAGGTGAAAACAGCATCAGCATGTTAGAGCAGGTCGAAATTAACGGTACAGGACATGAAGTCATGATCAGGGGTGTTGATCGGACTAACCCTATCCTGATTTTTGTGCATGGCGGGCCGGGATGCTCGGAGATTCCATACGTAAGGAAGTATCAGAAAGAGCTTGAGCAACACTTCACGGTGGTGCATTACGATCAACGTGGGAGTGGGAAGTCCTATCACTTTTTTGAGGATTACTCGAATCTGACAACAGATGTATTAGTAGATGATTTGTTAGCGTTAAGGGATTACGTATCTAAGGAGTTAGGTCAAGAGACGGTTATATTAATTGGTCATTCATTTGGTACATACATCGGGATGAAAGCTGCGGCTAAAGCACCTACTCAGTTTCACGCTTATATAGGCATTGGACAGATGGCTAATACACTTCAGAGCGAACTGGAAAGTTTGGAGTACACGTACGAGCAAGCGAAACAAGCCGGTAATGAAGATGATGTTAAAAAACTGGAGCTAATCCGCAGCTCGATCGAGCAAGGAAAGGAACTTACACCTAGAATTTTGTTGCAAAAGTACGGTGGTGCAGCCAGGCTCATCCATGAGAATAGAGATTATATTTCAGGATTCCTTTTAAATCCCGAATACAATGGACTGGATATGATTCGCTTTTATTCAGGGATGTTCAGTTCACAAGACATCTTACTGAGGGAAGCATTTGATCATAATTTACCTGATATTGTTGATCATCTGGAGATTCCTACCTATTTTGTAACGGGTAAATATGATTATATGACTACTGCGAATGCAGCACGTGATTATTTTGATGTATTGGATGCACCAATCAAAGACTTCATTGTATTCAACGAGTCGGCGCATTACCCACAGTTTGAGGAAAAAGAGAAATTCGTAAAGTGGTTAAAAGAGCTATTTTAATATGCATTGAAAGGAGCAAGATCATATTGTTAAGTGAATTCATTGAGATTAAAGAAGAGAGTGATGAGAGTTACCGTTGTTACACTTTGCAAAATACTGTGCAAATCTTTAAACATTGCATACAGGATGAGGATTTAAATGACGTCCGAATATATGTGTCCACTAATACACCGTTAGATTCAATTGTTCATAAAATAGAAGACTACATCAAGTGGTTTTCAACTTGTGAGACTGTCTTTCGAGAATATTATGAAAATGAACTTCATGAAAAGGTACATCAGAATTGGTTTAATGAGATTGAAGTCTATCGTGTGGATATCACATTTAACAGTATAGCCGACTACGGCGCAACAATATCTTGCGGAGATCATATTTTGCGCGATCACATCATGATTATTGATTTTGATAGAGAACAAATTCAAGCAATCCACTTAAATGGATAGATGGATTATTTTGTAGTAAATAGTCACAAAAAACAATAAAGATATCGCTTTATTTTCCATAAATGTGTTATTATGTTGGTGGTAGACGACAAATTTCATTTGTTTGATCGATAGAGAGAGGAGGCACGTATTCTCGAATCATTCAATCTGTATGGATAGATTAACTGCACTGCTTGTTAAAAATAATAGAATAAGCGGAGGTATGGTTATGTTCAAAAAATGGAAGAAATTTGGCATCAGCAGCTTGGCACTGGTATTAGTGGCTGCGGTAGCCTTTACCGGATGGAGCGCTAAAGCATCAGCAGCGGACGCTTCGCAAATAGTGTCTGAGATGGGTGCAGGATGGAATCTGGGTAATCAGCTGGAAGCAGCGGTGAACGGTACACCGAATGAGACAGCTTGGGGTAATCCTACAGTAACTCCAGAGTTAATCAAAAAGGTAAAAGCAGCAGGCTTCAAATCCATTCGTATTCCCGTCTCCTATTTGAACAATATTGGAAGCGCTCCCAACTATACAATCAATGCGGCATGGCTGAATCGAATTCAGCAAGTCGTGGACTATGCGTACAATGAAGGTCTGTATGTGATCATCAATATTCATGGCGATGGGTACAATTCCGTTCAAGGTGGATGGCTGCTTGTGAATGGTGGCAATCAGGCTGCTATTAAGGAAAAATATAAGAAGGTGTGGCAGCAGATTGCCACCAAGTTTAGCAACTACAATGACCGTCTTATTTTCGAATCCATGAACGAAGTTTTTGATGGTAATTATGGCAATCCAAACTCGGCCTATTACGCCAATCTGAACGCATACAACCAAATCTTCGTGGATACGGTTCGTCAGACTGGAGGTAACAACAATGCCAGATGGTTGCTGATTCCAGGCTGGAATACCAATATTGACTTTACCGTTGGTAATTATGGATTCGTGCTCCCGACGGATAATTTCCGATCCTCAGCAATTCCTAGTTCGCAGAAGAGAATCATGATCTCGGCACACTATTACTCTCCGTGGGATTTTGCAGGTGAGGAAAACGGTAATATCACGCAGTGGGGTGCAACAGCAACGAATCCTGCCAAAAAGTCTACTTGGGGACAAGAGGATTATCTGGAATCGCAGTTCAAGT
This window contains:
- a CDS encoding NUDIX domain-containing protein, which produces MSHWFDLDELDPELIKFAVMIAKYNNKFIIIKNRKRGGWEIPGGNKEIGETILHTASRELYEETGAVQFELIPYGVYEWNGSFGMVSYAEVKLLESLPESEIDEIKLVDVLPEGMNFGDMFYRFSDRWDGLENHKLKKYTIEINHLNELPEIKIS
- a CDS encoding GNAT family N-acetyltransferase, yielding MISLRKITLDNRRAIFNLEVSDDQRQFVASNLSSVASCYVLSQNGGHPFPFAIYMDDQPVGFVMITYGITGYDLPSIADSSYCILRLMIDHQYQNRGYGRQAMVEILEYIRTYPAGPAQYCWISYSPENVSAKKLYESFGFVDNGEICHDELITVLEL
- a CDS encoding alpha/beta hydrolase; this translates as MRKKIRETLKYSIFSIILMVIVALIFPTWTPKIKGENSISMLEQVEINGTGHEVMIRGVDRTNPILIFVHGGPGCSEIPYVRKYQKELEQHFTVVHYDQRGSGKSYHFFEDYSNLTTDVLVDDLLALRDYVSKELGQETVILIGHSFGTYIGMKAAAKAPTQFHAYIGIGQMANTLQSELESLEYTYEQAKQAGNEDDVKKLELIRSSIEQGKELTPRILLQKYGGAARLIHENRDYISGFLLNPEYNGLDMIRFYSGMFSSQDILLREAFDHNLPDIVDHLEIPTYFVTGKYDYMTTANAARDYFDVLDAPIKDFIVFNESAHYPQFEEKEKFVKWLKELF
- a CDS encoding glycoside hydrolase family 5 protein produces the protein MFKKWKKFGISSLALVLVAAVAFTGWSAKASAADASQIVSEMGAGWNLGNQLEAAVNGTPNETAWGNPTVTPELIKKVKAAGFKSIRIPVSYLNNIGSAPNYTINAAWLNRIQQVVDYAYNEGLYVIINIHGDGYNSVQGGWLLVNGGNQAAIKEKYKKVWQQIATKFSNYNDRLIFESMNEVFDGNYGNPNSAYYANLNAYNQIFVDTVRQTGGNNNARWLLIPGWNTNIDFTVGNYGFVLPTDNFRSSAIPSSQKRIMISAHYYSPWDFAGEENGNITQWGATATNPAKKSTWGQEDYLESQFKSMYDKFVTQGYPVVIGEFGSIDKTSYDSTNNVYRAAYAKAVTAKAKKYKMVPVYWDNGHNGQHGFALFNRSNNTVTQQNIINAIMQGMQ
- a CDS encoding GNAT family protein gives rise to the protein MTPFPELETKRLLLREIKQRDSQDIFQYFSSDEVTRFYDVESFTNTKQAEELIQRWTERFENGQVIRWGIALKSDNRIIGTCGFHGWMKQHHKAVMGYELAPEFWRQGYMTEVTQKIVEYGFKNLELNRIEAFVEPENAGSRKLLEKIGFSEEGILKENFIWKNRFVDNVIYALLKKDYV
- a CDS encoding NIPSNAP family protein, whose product is MMIYRRKTYIIATSFVEEFNALFNDILLPSQLKYGSRLIGRWHTPIDDETSEVFAMWEYDTLEQYEEIEKKIKSDTEHVKRVQARFDQIGRHRYKEVFREEIRQAFFTSTVEREQTILK
- a CDS encoding GNAT family N-acetyltransferase, with translation METERLIFRKYTKNDFDLLFEMTREPNMMKFIRHGGPWTKEETMQSLEKYINWNKDDKGLFLAFNKEDNKLIGTSGLIPQIIEGNDELEVGYWVIEQYWGMGYGYEQAKAWKKYGMDHLKQRRLISLIQHGNVGSMKVAQKNGMKHEKDVDIIGKNVAVYSIEVK
- a CDS encoding serine hydrolase produces the protein MIYRENAIQYEFYRNRKTKEKQHKVNSITKSVLSALVGIAIEQGYIENEDIPIVNYFNDLDDSKKGITIKHLLTMSSGLHFPGNEAMIPSRNWTKFVLEQPVEFEPGIQMKYSCGSSHILSAILQKATHMNTSEFAKKNLFAPLGINDLHWYQDTQGIAIGGFGLRMKIEDMLKFGVLYAQNGEWNSKQLISADWIARSVSPSLTSETLYSYHWRIMKSIKEEDAENKTFYAMGMGGGRGQYIFVNQKRGLVAVFTTIISDDSLLPLQWFNNYILKE
- a CDS encoding GNAT family N-acetyltransferase, whose product is MRVKRTLEVIKDYRRGDTVRNIKIQPVTRENWEEALKISLYEHQASLVPSVIEGIAYAYIKPWDEAFDPYVLEIDGKVFGFFYLSYTPDSTDNYWIGGFQIDKTYQCKGMGKRALRAILDYITKQHPLCKVISLTVERDNEIAQNLYKSMLFISENRTNSDDEVIYRLEIK
- a CDS encoding GNAT family N-acetyltransferase, coding for MTMITYRTLTLDDVNQLQEIDRSEHIDLIYEMRGNRLVELEQNHECSNWDEMLLKEIQNRYVYELEQGGMAYGAFADDQLIGFGVLAHQYRGKERNQLQVDLMYVSRGYRRQGVGKCILNELGEKAKKRGAQYLYISSTETRSAVSFYKSQGSQIASEIDQELYDKEPNDIHMIKELGT